One part of the Sander vitreus isolate 19-12246 chromosome 10, sanVit1, whole genome shotgun sequence genome encodes these proteins:
- the fosl1a gene encoding fos-related antigen 1a yields MYRNFGSQGRGNPAYTGSVSGSNPQGSTSTSTTEQEQKFTMAGSSQFVPSLNAITTNQDLQWLVQPSLMHPLGPSQSPVPPYPTLSGARPLGPPPSHFLRPGVIRAAANTTPSTRRRNDEHLSQEEMERRRVRRERNKLAAAKCRNRRRELTDTLQNETDQLEDEKSNLQKEIAELQKEKEKLELVLEAHRPICKIEESDSDSDTNPSNSSLGGIKLEPQDFSRPGPSTKLPRKMEKPKPKITIPTNPVKSTGSAVATESESLHTPVLTSFTAGMVFTYPSASLDTSASITSHATTHHGNINQSQAPEPCGIAHRRSSSSGDQSDHSLHSPTILTL; encoded by the exons ATGTATCGAAACTTTGGGAGTCAAGGGAGAGGCAATCCGGCGTACACAGGCAGCGTCTCTGGGTCAAACCCCCAGGGAAGCACCAGCACTTCAACCACAGAGCAGGAGCAG AAGTTTACAATGGCTGGCAGCAGTCAGTTTGTACCAAGCCTCAATGCCATCACAACCAACCAGGACCTCCAGTGGTTGGTCCAGCCCTCCCTCATGCATCCATTGGGCCCTTCACAATCTCCAGTACCTCCCTACCCAACCCTCTCAGGGGCACGGCCTCTGGGTCCACCACCTTCCCATTTTCTCAGACCAGGGGTCATAAGAGCAGCTGCAAACACTACTCCTTCAACAAGGCGCAGGAACGATGAACAT TTATCCCAGGAGGAGATGGAGCGACGTAGAGTAAGAAGGGAGCGGAATAAACTGGCAGCAGCAAAATGTCGCAATCGCCGCCGGGAGCTGACAGACACACTGCAAAAT GAGACAGACCAGCTGGAGGATGAAAAGTCCAATTTACAGAAGGAAATAGCGGAATtacaaaaggagaaagaaaagcttGAGCTGGTCCTGGAGGCTCACCGTCCCATTTGTAAAATAGAGGAATCAGATTCGGATTCAGACACAAATCCATCAAATTCCTCTTTGGGAGGAATTAAACTGGAGCCACAGGACTTCAGCAGACCTGGACCCTCAACCAAACTACCAAGAAAGATGGAGAAGCCTAAACCAAAGATAACCATCCCCACCAACCCTGTGAAATCGACTGGATCTGCTGTTGCCACTGAATCAGAGTCTCTCCACACCCCAGTTCTCACATCCTTCACAGCTGGTATGGTTTTCACCTACCCCTCTGCTTCTTTAGACACCAGCGCCTCCATCACATCCCATGCTACAACACATCATGGAAACATCAACCAGTCTCAAGCCCCAGAGCCCTGTGGGATAGCTCAtcgccgcagcagcagcagtggagaCCAATCGGATCACTCCCTGCACTCCCCAACCATCCTCACTCTGTGA
- the ccdc85b gene encoding coiled-coil domain-containing protein 85B, which produces MGSEGEIINRELSKMSDEDLLACSKEELVSRLRKEESEKISALIQRGRLIKEVNKQLQGHLLEIRELKVINQRLQEENGELRDLCCFLDDDRLKVKKLAREWQLFGHHAAKVMREDLGGYLKKLADLERMQDGLVKENLDLKELCLVLEEECVSRSDSSPGGSTELNLPCMVARDLGDGSSSTGSVGSPDQLHLVCSPDD; this is translated from the coding sequence ATGGGCAGCGAAGGTGAGATTATAAATAGAGAGCTGTCAAAGATGTCTGACGAGGATTTGCTGGCGTGCTCCAAAGAGGAGCTGGTGAGCCGGCTGCGTAAAGAGGAGTCGGAGAAAATCTCAGCTCTCATCCAGCGAGGACGGCTGATAAAAGAGGTAAATAAACAGCTGCAGGGACACCTCCTTGAAATCAGGGAACTGAAAGTCATCAACCAGCGCCTGCAGGAGGAAAACGGGGAGCTGCGGGACCTGTGCTGCTTCCTGGACGACGACCGACTCAAAGTGAAGAAGCTGGCCAGGGAATGGCAGCTATTTGGGCATCATGCGGCTAAAGTGATGCGGGAGGACCTGGGCGGTTACTTGAAAAAGCTCGCCGACCTGGAGCGCATGCAGGACGGGCTGGTGAAGGAGAATTTGGACCTGAAGGAGCTGTGCCTGGTCCTGGAGGAGGAGTGTGTCAGCAGGAGTGACTCCAGCCCCGGAGGGTCCACCGAGCTCAACCTGCCCTGCATGGTGGCCCGGGACCTGGGGGACGGAAGCTCCAGCACAGGCAGCGTGGGAAGCCCAGACCAGCTCCACCTGGTGTGCTCACCTGATGATTGA